Sequence from the Ornithinimicrobium humiphilum genome:
AGGTGCTGGCCCGCTGGCAGGAGCTCGTCGGGACCGGCGAGTTCCTGCGCACCGTCGAGGCGGGCATCGGCCGCCTCCGCGACCGGGTCGCCGCCTACTTCACCGGCAAGCAGGTGACCTCCGAGCCGCTGGGCGACGCGATCCAGACCGGCGTGGCCGCGCTGGTCACCTCCCACGGGCAGGTGGCCGCGAGCACCGCGACCCGGACGTGGAAGCAGCTGCCGGGCGGCGCCGAGCTGGTCCGCGAGCACCCCGAGCTGGGCAAGGCCTCGCCGGAGCTGTCCGAGAAGGTCGAGCGGCTCATCCGCGACTGGCAGGGCGAGGTGCTCGAGCTGGTGCGCGACGAGGCCGGCTCGCGCCGGGCCACCGCCCGCTACCTGGCGTTCGGCGTCAACGGCCTGGCGGTGCTGCTCATGATCGTGGTCTTCAGCATGTCCGCGGGCCTGACCGGCGGCGAGGTCGCCATCGCCGGCGGGTCGGCGCTGCTGGCGCAGCGGCTGCTGGAGGCGGTCTTCGGCGACCAGGCCGTGCGGTCCATGGCGACCAAGGCGAGGAAGGCGCTGCTCGTGCACGTCGAGCAGCTCTACGACGACGAGCGGGCGCGCTTCGAGCGCGTCCTGGAGGAGGTGGCCGTGCCGGAGCAGGCGGCCGAGGAGCTGCGGGAGGCTGCGGCGGACGTGGAGGGGGCCCGGTGAGCAGGCGACGCAGCGCCGGACGGAGCCCGGGTATGGTGCCGCTCACCGAGCGCGCGGAGCGCCTCCGCTCCGCCCTCGACGTGGGTGGTGACCAGCTCGACCCGATGGCGTCCGAGCAGGCCCGCGGGGTCGTGGACCGGGTCAAGGAGCGGTGGGCGCTCAAGGGCGGCCGCACCGTGGTCGCGCTCGCCGGCCCGACCGGGTCGGGCAAGTCCAGCATCTTCAACGCCCTCGTCGGCAACGAGGTGTCGGTCATCAGCCCGCGCCGTCCGACGACGTCGACCGCCAGCGCCGCCGTGTGGGGCGAGGAGCCCGCGGGCGAGCTGCTCGACTGGCTCGGCATCGACGCGCGCCACCAGGTGGAGACGGCCGAGGGCCAGGCCGAGCTCGACGGGCTGGTGCTCGTCGACCTGCCCGACTTCGACTCCCGCGAGCTGCGCCACCGCGTCGAGGCCGACCGCATCCTCGAGCGCGCAGACGTCTTCGTGTGGGTCGCCGACCCGCAGAAGTACGCCGACGCCCGGCTGCACGACGACTACCTCCAGCCGCTGCGGCACCACGACACCGTCATGCTCGTCGTCCTCAACCAGGCCGACCGGGTCAAGGACCGCGACGACCTGCAGCAGGTGCGCGAGGACCTGCGCCGGCTGGTGCGCGACGACGGGGCCGGCGACCACGAGGTGATCCTCACCTCGGTCCGCACCCAGGAGGGTCTGGCCGAGCTGCGCGGCCGCATCGCCCAGGTCGTCAGCGCGCGCAACGCCGCGGAGGCCCGGCTGGTCGCCGACCTGCGCACCAGCGCCGAGCACGTCGCCGAGGGCGTGGCCCCGACGACGCCGGAGCTGACCACCTCGGCCGACACCAGGCTCCACGAGGCGCTCAAGGTCGCCTCGGGCGTGCCCGTCGTGCTCGACGCGGTCGAGCGCGACTACCGCCGCCAGGCCAACGCTCGCGCCGGCTGGCCCTTCACCCGTTGGGTCTCGGGCCTGCGCCCCGACCCGCTGCGCCGGCTGCGGCTCGGCGACGACACCCCGTCGCCGACCGGCATCGCGCCGTCCGACGTGCGCGCCGTGCTCGGCCGCTCGTCGCTGCCGTCGCCGACCCCGGCCGCCCGGGCCAACGTGCAGCTCGCGGCCCAGCAGGTCGCCGAGGACGCCGGCAAGGAGCTGCCGGTGCGCTGGCAGGAGGCGCTGGTCGAGGCGGCGAGCCCGTCCGAGGGCAACCTCGCCGACGCCCTCGACCAGGCCGTGATCAGCACCCCGCTGCGCTCGCGCGCGCCGCTGTGGTGGTCGGTGCTCGGGGTCCTGCAGCTGCTGCTGGCGCTCGCCGCCGTGGCCGGCCTGCTCTGGCTGGTGCTCGTCGCGGTGCTCGGCTGGTTCGCCGTGCCCACCGAGGTGCCCTTCGTCGGGCCGGTCCCGGTGCCGCTCGCGCTGCTGGCCGGCGGGTTGCTGGCCGGTCTGCTGCTCGCGGCGCTCGCCCGGGTGGCCGCCTCGGTCGGTGCCCGTCGTCGGCGTCGTCAGGTGGAGGAGCGGCTCGACGAGGCCATCGACGAGGTGTCCTACCAGCACGTCCGCCGTCCGGTCCTCACCGTGCTCGAGCGGCACGAGAAGGTGCGCGAGCTGCTGGAGCGCGCCTCGGCCTGAGGCGTCGCCCGATCCACACGGGGCTGTGGCCGACCTGGTCGGTCCACAGCCCCGTCGCTCCCCCTTCTGCACCCGTCCCCGGCGACGCAGGCTGGCTCCCACGACGACCCGTCACCGACGGGCACGACAGGGAGGAACGACGATGGTGGACACGAGGATGACGATCACGGGCAACCTGACCCACGACCCGCAGCTGAGGTGCAGCACCCGCACGGGGGAGCCGTTCGCCACGATCCGGGTGGCGGTCAACAACACCCGCTTCGACCGGGCGTCGGGGCAGTGGGTGCAGACGGGCACGACCTTCTTCGACGTCATGTGCTGGCGCTCCCTGGGAGCCAACGTCCTCAACAGCATGCACAAGGGCGACCCGGTGATCGTGCACGGCAAGTTCCGGCTCAACGAGTGGCAGGCGGAGTCCGGCCCGCGGGTCGACGCCACCATCGACGCCGACGCGGTCGGGCCCAACCTCGGCCTCGGCTCGTGCGACTTCCGTCGCGGCGCGACGAGCTACGGCCTGGACCGGGTGGACGAGTACGACCCGTCCCAGGAGGGGCCGCAGCCCGAGCCGCCGGCGGGGGAGGACGTGCCGCCCTTCGACGAGCTCCCGGAGGAGCAGCCGGCGCAGGAGGAGGTCGCCGCCTGACGGGCGGGCAGCCGCCGGTCGCACCCCCCCTGCGCAGCCGGTCGCACCCCCCTGCGCAGCCGGTCCCACCCCCCCCTGCGCAGCCGGTGGCCCCGCCCCATGAGCCGTCGGTCGCCCCACCCCTGCGTGCCGGTCCGTCCGGCACGGGGCGGCCGACGGCGATTGGGGTCGGCACCGTCCCGACGGATACCCTGGGAGGCATGGCCGAATTCATCTACACCATGACGCGCGCCCGCAAGGCGGTCGGCGACAAGGTGATCCTCGACGACGTCACGATGTCCTTCTTCCCCGGCGCCAAGATCGGTGTGGTGGGACCCAACGGCGCCGGCAAGTCGACCATCCTCAAGATCATGGCCGGGCTCGACCAGCCCTCCAACGGTGAGGCGCGACTGTCCCCCGGCTACAGCGTGGGCATCCTGCTGCAGGAGCCACCGCTCAACGAGGAGAAGACCGTCCTCGGCAACGTCCAGGAGGGCGTCGGCGAGATCAAGGCCAAGCTGGACCGCTACAACGAGATCTCCGAGCAGATGGCCGACCCGGACGCCGACTTCGACGCCCTGATGGCGGAGATGGGTCAGCTCCAGGAGGAGATCGACCACGCCGACGCCTGGGACCTCGACGCCCAGCTCGAGCAGGCGATGGACGCGCTGCGCTGCCCGCCGCCGGACGCCGACGTCACCGTGCTCTCCGGTGGTGAGCGCCGCCGCGTCGCGCTGTGCAAGCTGCTGCTGTCCAAGCCCGACCTGCTGCTGCTCGACGAGCCCACCAACCACCTGGACGCCGAGTCCGTCCTGTGGCTGGAGCAGCACCTCGCCAGCTACCCCGGCGCCGTCCTCGCCGTGACCCACGACCGCTACTTCCTCGACAACGTCGCGGAGTGGATCGCCGAGGTCGACCGCGGCAAGCTCTACCCCTACGAGGGCAACTACTCCACCTACCTGGAGAAGAAGCGCGAACGCCTGGCCATCGCCGGCAAGAAGGACGCCAAGCTCGCCAAGCGCCTCGAGAAGGAGCTGGAGTGGGTCCGCTCCAACCCCAAGGCCAAGCAGACCAAGAACAAGGCGCGTCTGGCCCGCTACGAGGAGATGGCCGCCGAGGCCGAGAAGACCCGCAAGCTGGACTTCGAGGAGATCCAGATCCCGCCGGGTCCGCGCCTGGGCAACCAGGTCATCGAGGTCGAGAACCTGCGCAAGGGCTTCGGCGACCGCGTGCTCATCGACGGCCTGTCCTTCACGCTGCCGCGCAACGGCATCGTCGGTGTCATCGGCCCCAACGGTGTCGGCAAGACCACGCTCTTCAAGACGATCGTGGGCCTCGAGGAGCCGGACTCCGGCGAGGTGCGCATCGGTGAGACCGTGAAGATCTCCTACGTCGACCAGAGCCGGGAGAACATCGACCCGGAGAAGACGCTGTGGGAGGTCGTCTCCGACGGCAACGACTTCATCCAGGTCGGCAGCGTCGAGATCCCCTCCCGGGCCTACGTCAGCCAGTTCGGCTTCAAGGGTCCGGACCAGCAGAAGAAGGCCGGAGTGCTCTCCGGTGGTGAGCGCAACCGCCTCAACCTGGCGTTGACGCTCAAGGAGGGTGGCAACCTGCTGCTCCTCGACGAGCCGACCAACGACCTCGACGTCGAGACCCTCGGCAGCCTCGAGAACGCGCTGGAGAACTTCCCGGGCTGCGCCGTGGTCATCTCCCACGACCGGTGGTTCCTCGACCGCACCGCGACGCACATCCTCGCCTACGAGGGTGACGAGGAGAACCCGGCCAAGTGGTACTGGTTCGAGGGCAACTTCCAGGCCTACGAGGAGAACAAGATCGAGCGCCTGGGCGCCGATGCGGCCCGCCCGCACCGGGTCACCTACCGGCGCCTCACCCGCGACTGACGCCCTCGCCGGCACCTGACCGGCCGATGGCCCGTCGACGCAGGCCCCAGCCACCGCTCCCACCTCGGGACGGGCTGGGGCCTGCGCGTGTCCGGATGCCGGGCCGTCCGGGTCACGCCGAGCCGGGCGCGCCGGCCACGGTCGTGGAGTTCCTGGTCGGCGTGACCGGCGACCCCGACGGGATCGCCCGGCGGGTGGCCGAGGGTGAGGTGGTCCTGGGGGACGGGACCCGGGTGGACACGGCGACCGCCTACGTCCCCGGTGGCGTCGTCTACCTCTACCGCGACCTGGTCGAGGAGCCGGAGGTGCCGGGGGAGCTGACGGTCCTGCTCCATGACGAGCGCACCGGGCTGATGGCCGTCGACAAGCCGCCCTTCCTCGCCACCATGCCGCGCGGGGGACATGTCGCCCAGACGGCGGTGGTGCGGGTGCGGAGGGAGCTCGACCTGCCCGACCTGGTGCCGGTGCACCGACTCGATCGGCTGACCAGCGGCGTCCTGCTGCTCACCACCCGACCCGACGTGCGCGCCGCCTACCAGCGGCTCGTGCAGGAGGGTGGCCTCGCCAAGGCGTATGCCGCGCTGGCGCCGCTGCCCGACGGGCTCGACCTTCCGCTCCTGGTGCGCAACCGGATCGTCAAGGAGCGAGGCTCGCTGCAGGCGCAGGTGGTGGTGGGGGAGCCCAACGCCGAGACGCTCGTCGAGCTCGAGGACGTCGTCTCGCCCGGGGTTGGCCGCTACCGGCTGACTCCGAGGACGGGTCGCACGCACCAGCTGCGGCTGCACCTTGCCGGGCTGGGCATCCCGATCTTCGGCGACCCGCTCTACCCGGTGCTGCGCGAGGTCGCCGTGGACGACTGGTCGACCCCGCTGCAGCTGCTGGCGCGCGAGGTCAGCTTCACCGACCCGGTCAGCGGCGAGCCGCGTCGGATCACGTCGCCGCGCTCGCTGCCGATCCCGCCGGAGGGCGACGCATGGCCCAGACAGGCGGTCCACCATCGGGGATCACGAGGTGGCCACTGACCTCGAACCCCACGCTGCTGTAGAGGGCGACGTTCGCCTCCGAGGAGGTCTCGAGGTAGGCCGGGGCCCCGAGCTCGTCAGCCAGTGCGAGGGCGGGCTGGAGCAGCGCCCGCGCGATGCCCCGCCGGCGGTAGGCGGGGGAGACGCCCATGGTGGCGATCGTGAGGTGCGGCGCGGTGGGTCGGAGGCGGGCGCATGCCGCATCGGCTGCGTTGCTGACCTCGAGCCGGTCGCCGAGGATGGCTTCCTCCTGGGCGCCGATCGCCTCCCGGACGCTCGAGGGGACCTCACGGTCGGGCCGCAGCACGACGATCCCGCCGACGACCGTGTCCTCCGGGCCTCGCGCCACCCACACCTCGCCGTAGGGCAGCCCGACCTCGCCAACCGTCAGCTCGAACAAAGCCCGCAGCCGGTCAGCACGACGGTCGGCCGGGACGATCCACGACGTCCAGGCGTAGGCGCTGAACGCTTCCGCCAGGACTTCAGCCAGAAACTGTGCATCGCTGGGCCGTGCACCCTCGACCCGATAAGTCGTGCTCATGCTCGGATACCGGGAAGGACGCGGGTCATGGACGGAATCGTCGCAGCCCCAGAACGGAGGGCTGAGGGCAGGTGCCCCTGCGCCGATGAGGCGGTCCACCGAACGCCCGATGTGCCACCTGACACGCACCTGCGGAGAGGGTCATGACAGGCCGGATCCGCCGAAAGTCGGATGTTTGAGCGCGAACCTCCTAACGCTTGGACACGCCGAGTGCGGGACGAGCGTGGGGCTACGGTGGCCTGGCGCGCCACGACGGACGACGCCGGACGAGAGACCGCGTCCGCGAACGCCCCGTATGTGCCGTCGAAGGCTGGACGATCTTCAGGGTTAGCGCATAGGGTGACCGAACGTAATCGTGGACAAACCAGGGGCAAGGGTGACCAGCATTCAGTCGCTAAATTCATCTTATGGAGACGTCGAGACGTTCGGCCGCATAATCGACTGCCTCGACCTCATCGAGTTCCTGCGCCACTCAAGCGTTGGTCGCAACTACAAGCCCTCAGATAAGATCCCGTCGCTTATCAAGCTCACCCCGGCTGGGCACAAGTTTTTTCAGGACCTGTCCGGGAGGAGCGGAAACCCAAAGGAAGCTCGGCTTGCAACTTTCCTCGAGTTCTTCCGGGAGGAATTGCTAATCGACGTTAACCAGACCAACATCGACGCACTAAGAAGTACGTTCTCATCCGACATCCGTGAGAAGAAGTTAAGGCATCCGTTCGTTCAGGGGCCGTACCTTTACGACGCTGCTTGCGAACTCTTCCCGGACCTTAGGCGGACACTCGCGGTCTCTGAAACGCGGAAGTTGCTTGAGGGCACCCCAGTGGGGGTGTATCAGATTGGATCTTGGGTTAGCGGCCCCGCCGGCCTCCTAAAGTCCGCGGACACCCGATTGCTAAAACCGTCGATGCGGGTGCCCCTGCAGCACTGCCCTGACGCGAGATGTAACACCGTGCACTCGATCCAGTTGCTCACCGACCCATCGGCCACAATAAACCAAACGCTTCGCCAAATAGATGATCTTCCCGATAGTGCAATCGCGAAGGATAACGAATGGGAGCGGTTTCTAAGGTCGAAACTGGACGAACATGAGGACAAGTTGCGTAGGCCCAGTCGTTGGACATCGCTCGTCTGGTCCCTTGGCGATCTATTAACTCCCAAAGAGGCTCGGCTGCTCTGCATAAAGCTCGGATCATCCGAGCCTAGGCGCGAGAGCCCCACTCCGGATGAATTTGCCGCGGACTTACAGTCGATTTTGCTGCACACGGACGAAGAGATCATTCTCGCACTGGATGAACTGATTTACGCTGGTGATCTCCAACTTGGTCCTGGCGAGGTACGGCAAGCACGGCTGAACGTGCGGCATAATCCATCGAACCCTGGAGTTCCGCAGATTAGCCGGCATGGTCCGCGCGTTGACTCTCAAGACCCTCGCTTTCCGCTGCTTCAGTTGCGACGTCTGGTCGAGCAAACACTCACCGGCCAAGGCGTTTCGGGCTCCGAGGTCACGTGGCTTCTCCGTAACGTCGATGGGCAAGATGCAGATGACAGGATCGTGCAAGCGCTCGAGCGAGTTGCGCCGAGAGACCTTCTTCGGTCCCTGGCATTCTCGAGCGAAGACAATTTTCGGCGAGCGTGCGAGCAGGTCGATATTCACGTTCCCGAGGGGTCGCTTATCGACCCTCGAGCTGGTGATCGTGACGAGGCGTTCCTCGACGCCCTCCTATGGTCGCTCGGCTTTGACCTGGACATCTCCGACGATGTGACTGCTCACGTCAGGAGGCTTGGAGCCGAAATACGATCGATGCTGCAAGAATTCCATACGACATCATCCCTGGACATCGAAACTCTGCGGGGCACGGCGAGCAACTTCTACACCTTCCTAGAAGGTGCACTTACGGACGTCATCCAGTTTACTTGGTGGGCGTTGACGCAGGATCACGTCAAGTCGCCTCGGCCCTTCGCTTACCGGCCTGCCCATGGAGAGGGAGCGTGGTTTGCCCTTAGTCAGGCGCGCACGCGCGGTCAGGCGCAAGTTCGACTCCGAGACAGCGGGCCCGCTGGCTTGCAGGCGATGGTTAACGGTCTGGACGTTCTGGCAGATCTCCTCGAAAATTTGCGGTCCAAGGGTCCGAGCGCCCTTCGCGATGACGAGTCCATCAGCGTTGATAGGTCCGGCGTGACGAGTGTGCCCTTCCTGCATAGACACATCTTCTTAGACTTGCTGCCCGAAGCGCAGGCCGAGATCATCGGGCTGTTGCGGTCAGCTTATGCAACCCTTCGCGACTCCGCCGCCGTCGAGGTTCGCAACAAGCTCATGCACTTCAGCCGAGCGACTGTCCCCTCTCAAGAGGCTTTGCATGCTGTGGATGGCGTTCTCGATTGCATGCAAGTGCTCGAGAAGGCAGGCTTCTCTCGCTGCACGTGGCGCCAGCAGGAAGCGACCACCGACCAGTGGGGCAGAAGGTCGCTTCTGCTCCGGTCGGAGCGCGGCGAGGTGCTGCAACTCATGCGGCCCAAACCAGAGGACACGCGATGGTTTCCGGTCACACGGGTTCCTCATTACGTGGTCCCGATTGCAAGATTTACGCGATATGACGTGCTTCGGTTCTCCATAGATGTCGACTCAGAACATGCGGAGTTGTGGAGCGCTTTCCCGAGCCCACGCGCAGACTGGCGGCTCTACGAAAAGCCGTCCGCGGCGCTCCAAGACAACATCCGTGGGGGGATGGCTGAATAGTTCGTCGTGCCTTGTCGGGCGCGGTCACTTGATAGGCCGCTCCTGTGGAGGGTTGCCTCCTCTCCGTGAGTGAAGGAGCGGTACCCGATTCTGTGGCAGGGAGCGTGCACGCGCGCTATTGCCGCCAGGAGGACGCCAGCCTTCGGCGCGTCCGACATTGCCGCTGTGATCGCGTAGCGTCCAACCATGCCGCTGTGATCGCGACCATGGACCGCCGCTCGTAGAGTGCATCCATGTCTCCGAGTGCGCCGCCTGCATGTTCGTTCTGCGACATTTCGAACCACCGTGGGGAGGCGAGTGTCGCCGTGAGCGACGAGCTGACTGTGGCTTTCATGGACGCATACCCCGTTGCCCCTGGGCACGTGCTCATCGTGCCCCGCCGACATGTTCCCTCTTTGGATGACCTCAGCCCTGACGAGGGCGCCGCCCTGTGGAGAATGACGCAGTTGATCGCGCGGAGAGTTAAGGCAAAGCACGCACCAGCGGTGAATCTGCACCTGTCCGATGGTGCAGAGGCCGAGCAGGATGTTTCTCACGTCCACATGCACGTTGTTCCACGGCATGGCGATGACGCTATCGTGATCCAGTTGCCGGGTACGCGCGTAAGCCGGGACGAGCTCGACCGCGTCGCGGCCTCGCTTGCCGAGGACTGACGAACCCTCCGCAGCTGCCGCTTCCAGCTACATTGAGCCAGCGGCCGAGCAGTCGGTAAGGGACCACACGGGTCTTCCCTTAGGGGTAAGAGAAGGGCTGCAAGTAGACCCCGGTGGTGCGCCGCCACACGCACGCTCTTGCCGCGCAGAACAACGCTCCTGAGGAAGCTTTTTCCCCACTAGGGTGCGGCCATGCAGAAGTCGCTGATGGATGCGATCGTCCTGACGGATTACGGCCAGATCGACCTCGTCTGGTCCTGGGACGGTGGGTTCGACGGCGACGTGGACCGCTTCTTCGCTGGTCAGGTCAACGGCCTGGTCGGCGTTGGCGACCCGGACGGGGTGTACGTCCACTTGGCTCGGCGGTCCGGGGGCTCGCACGTACAAGTCGTTCTCTCGAGCGCTGCACCGCCTTTGGCCGATGGGCCCTGGGAAGACGTGGTCGAAGTGTCCCTGACAATACCCTCGGAGATCGGGGTTCGGGTCACGTCATGGGCGGGTGAG
This genomic interval carries:
- a CDS encoding YfjP family GTPase, with product MSRRRSAGRSPGMVPLTERAERLRSALDVGGDQLDPMASEQARGVVDRVKERWALKGGRTVVALAGPTGSGKSSIFNALVGNEVSVISPRRPTTSTASAAVWGEEPAGELLDWLGIDARHQVETAEGQAELDGLVLVDLPDFDSRELRHRVEADRILERADVFVWVADPQKYADARLHDDYLQPLRHHDTVMLVVLNQADRVKDRDDLQQVREDLRRLVRDDGAGDHEVILTSVRTQEGLAELRGRIAQVVSARNAAEARLVADLRTSAEHVAEGVAPTTPELTTSADTRLHEALKVASGVPVVLDAVERDYRRQANARAGWPFTRWVSGLRPDPLRRLRLGDDTPSPTGIAPSDVRAVLGRSSLPSPTPAARANVQLAAQQVAEDAGKELPVRWQEALVEAASPSEGNLADALDQAVISTPLRSRAPLWWSVLGVLQLLLALAAVAGLLWLVLVAVLGWFAVPTEVPFVGPVPVPLALLAGGLLAGLLLAALARVAASVGARRRRRQVEERLDEAIDEVSYQHVRRPVLTVLERHEKVRELLERASA
- a CDS encoding pseudouridine synthase, yielding MPGRPGHAEPGAPATVVEFLVGVTGDPDGIARRVAEGEVVLGDGTRVDTATAYVPGGVVYLYRDLVEEPEVPGELTVLLHDERTGLMAVDKPPFLATMPRGGHVAQTAVVRVRRELDLPDLVPVHRLDRLTSGVLLLTTRPDVRAAYQRLVQEGGLAKAYAALAPLPDGLDLPLLVRNRIVKERGSLQAQVVVGEPNAETLVELEDVVSPGVGRYRLTPRTGRTHQLRLHLAGLGIPIFGDPLYPVLREVAVDDWSTPLQLLAREVSFTDPVSGEPRRITSPRSLPIPPEGDAWPRQAVHHRGSRGGH
- a CDS encoding HIT family protein gives rise to the protein MSPSAPPACSFCDISNHRGEASVAVSDELTVAFMDAYPVAPGHVLIVPRRHVPSLDDLSPDEGAALWRMTQLIARRVKAKHAPAVNLHLSDGAEAEQDVSHVHMHVVPRHGDDAIVIQLPGTRVSRDELDRVAASLAED
- a CDS encoding single-stranded DNA-binding protein, whose amino-acid sequence is MVDTRMTITGNLTHDPQLRCSTRTGEPFATIRVAVNNTRFDRASGQWVQTGTTFFDVMCWRSLGANVLNSMHKGDPVIVHGKFRLNEWQAESGPRVDATIDADAVGPNLGLGSCDFRRGATSYGLDRVDEYDPSQEGPQPEPPAGEDVPPFDELPEEQPAQEEVAA
- a CDS encoding GNAT family N-acetyltransferase, whose protein sequence is MSTTYRVEGARPSDAQFLAEVLAEAFSAYAWTSWIVPADRRADRLRALFELTVGEVGLPYGEVWVARGPEDTVVGGIVVLRPDREVPSSVREAIGAQEEAILGDRLEVSNAADAACARLRPTAPHLTIATMGVSPAYRRRGIARALLQPALALADELGAPAYLETSSEANVALYSSVGFEVSGHLVIPDGGPPVWAMRRPPAGSAASAAT
- the ettA gene encoding energy-dependent translational throttle protein EttA gives rise to the protein MAEFIYTMTRARKAVGDKVILDDVTMSFFPGAKIGVVGPNGAGKSTILKIMAGLDQPSNGEARLSPGYSVGILLQEPPLNEEKTVLGNVQEGVGEIKAKLDRYNEISEQMADPDADFDALMAEMGQLQEEIDHADAWDLDAQLEQAMDALRCPPPDADVTVLSGGERRRVALCKLLLSKPDLLLLDEPTNHLDAESVLWLEQHLASYPGAVLAVTHDRYFLDNVAEWIAEVDRGKLYPYEGNYSTYLEKKRERLAIAGKKDAKLAKRLEKELEWVRSNPKAKQTKNKARLARYEEMAAEAEKTRKLDFEEIQIPPGPRLGNQVIEVENLRKGFGDRVLIDGLSFTLPRNGIVGVIGPNGVGKTTLFKTIVGLEEPDSGEVRIGETVKISYVDQSRENIDPEKTLWEVVSDGNDFIQVGSVEIPSRAYVSQFGFKGPDQQKKAGVLSGGERNRLNLALTLKEGGNLLLLDEPTNDLDVETLGSLENALENFPGCAVVISHDRWFLDRTATHILAYEGDEENPAKWYWFEGNFQAYEENKIERLGADAARPHRVTYRRLTRD